The Acidianus infernus genome window below encodes:
- the nuoN gene encoding NADH-quinone oxidoreductase subunit NuoN gives MLTQDLPIIILSIMLLFSAIAVLFIKEFRKAFYLTLSVNIIGIIILSFFWIIGFVGYTIFSCTLYLDNVGYLFSIIVLIGTTVVVLGGKSHIESWSTRSSMLSLLLLTGLGLVYMAFAYNILIILGAWGISSAASYAITMLRKDYKSVDAGIKYLIMGLISSSFMIFGFALYFLSVNTFSLNYSTIKYPYLFMLGISLLSIAFFFKLGAFPFQGWLPEVYINADRISVSFISSVGKLLGIIPLLRIISLGDPTQNIITFFVVLFSIMAILSMFVGNIIAFSRRDLPSILAFSSIAQMGFILIGFVALKVNTQIAEAGLITQSLAYVIAQAGLFNFVNYIEKVSGTARFEGLRGLAKSDRGLATSVSILVLSLLGIPPIIGFWGKLFLFESVYLYPWLIIIAVLNSAISAGYYIPVIREMFREGELSFVESEERDSVIFSAILSIGIGIISPLILVIV, from the coding sequence ATGTTAACTCAGGATTTGCCAATAATAATTTTATCTATAATGTTACTTTTTTCTGCTATAGCGGTTTTATTTATAAAAGAATTTAGAAAAGCATTTTACTTAACGCTAAGTGTAAATATTATAGGGATAATAATTTTATCATTTTTCTGGATAATAGGATTCGTAGGTTATACAATATTCTCGTGTACACTATATCTGGATAATGTAGGTTACCTTTTCTCAATAATAGTGTTAATAGGGACTACTGTCGTCGTACTGGGAGGTAAATCGCACATTGAGAGTTGGAGTACTAGGTCTTCAATGTTATCTTTACTTTTGCTTACTGGACTAGGATTAGTTTACATGGCTTTTGCTTATAACATTTTGATTATATTAGGAGCTTGGGGTATATCTTCTGCAGCATCTTATGCAATTACTATGCTCAGAAAGGATTACAAGTCAGTTGATGCTGGAATCAAATATTTAATCATGGGATTAATATCTTCGTCATTTATGATATTTGGTTTTGCATTATATTTCCTTTCAGTTAATACTTTCTCTCTAAACTATTCTACAATAAAATATCCTTACCTTTTCATGCTTGGTATCTCGTTGCTTTCTATTGCCTTCTTCTTTAAATTAGGGGCTTTTCCATTCCAAGGTTGGCTTCCAGAAGTTTATATAAATGCTGATAGAATTTCTGTATCATTTATATCAAGTGTGGGAAAATTGTTAGGAATTATTCCCCTTTTAAGGATTATATCATTAGGCGATCCTACACAGAACATTATAACGTTTTTCGTTGTATTATTTTCTATCATGGCTATACTTAGTATGTTTGTAGGAAACATCATAGCGTTTTCAAGGAGAGACTTGCCTTCCATATTAGCCTTCAGTAGCATAGCACAAATGGGCTTTATTCTAATAGGATTTGTTGCCCTTAAGGTAAATACTCAAATAGCCGAAGCAGGGTTAATAACTCAAAGCTTAGCTTACGTTATAGCACAAGCAGGTCTCTTCAATTTTGTTAACTATATAGAGAAAGTTTCCGGAACTGCTAGGTTCGAGGGATTAAGAGGTCTAGCGAAATCAGATAGAGGTTTAGCTACTTCAGTCTCAATCCTGGTTTTAAGTTTGTTAGGAATTCCTCCAATTATAGGTTTCTGGGGAAAATTATTCCTATTTGAATCTGTTTACTTATATCCGTGGTTGATAATTATAGCGGTCTTAAATAGCGCAATATCTGCAGGATATTATATTCCAGTAATTAGGGAAATGTTTAGGGAAGGAGAGTTGAGTTTTGTAGAAAGCGAAGAGAGAGACAGTGTTATATTTTCTGCCATACTAAGCATAGGTATTGGTATAATATCTCCCCTAATCTTGGTGATAGTATGA
- a CDS encoding inositol-3-phosphate synthase: protein MIRVGLVGVGNVASALVQSIEMAKQGIEIPGILDLPIRADEIEIVTAFDVDKRKVGKKLSEAIFSKPNVVQKYVDVKNDVEVLRGPTLDGIDEQLSKVIEESEEKPVNVKEVLKENNVDVVINLLPAGADKASLFYAEESLSANSSFINATPSNVTERIGDKYKEAKIPIFGDDLLSQIGGTIFHSGIIEFLQKRGVKILRSYQIDIAGNTETFATLEDWKKDLKKKIKSSFISQRSDNAEIVAGTSDYVEFLGDRRVSYMVIEGEYAMGAKVRVDISLKTYDAPNAVQPLIDLIRLAKILKDNNIGGVIPEVCGYYFKNSPVRYKSIDEAKAHFEDFLKKIIK from the coding sequence ATGATAAGAGTTGGTCTTGTAGGAGTAGGAAATGTTGCGTCTGCATTAGTTCAGTCAATAGAAATGGCTAAACAAGGTATAGAAATTCCAGGAATTCTTGACTTACCTATAAGAGCTGATGAAATAGAAATAGTTACTGCTTTTGATGTAGATAAAAGAAAGGTTGGAAAGAAATTATCAGAGGCCATTTTTTCAAAGCCTAATGTAGTTCAAAAGTATGTAGATGTTAAAAACGATGTTGAAGTATTAAGAGGTCCCACTTTAGATGGTATAGATGAACAACTGTCTAAAGTTATTGAAGAATCAGAAGAGAAACCCGTGAATGTTAAAGAAGTATTAAAGGAAAACAATGTAGACGTTGTAATCAATTTATTACCGGCTGGAGCAGATAAGGCTAGCTTATTTTATGCTGAGGAGAGCCTCTCCGCTAATTCCTCATTTATTAATGCAACTCCTTCTAATGTAACAGAGAGAATAGGGGATAAGTATAAGGAAGCAAAGATACCAATTTTTGGAGACGATTTACTTAGTCAAATAGGTGGCACAATCTTTCATTCCGGTATAATTGAATTTTTGCAGAAAAGGGGAGTAAAAATTTTAAGATCTTACCAAATTGACATAGCTGGAAATACAGAAACTTTTGCGACTTTAGAGGATTGGAAGAAAGATCTTAAAAAGAAGATAAAATCTTCTTTTATCTCACAAAGATCAGATAATGCTGAAATAGTTGCAGGTACTTCAGATTATGTAGAGTTTCTAGGAGATAGAAGAGTAAGTTACATGGTTATAGAAGGAGAATATGCGATGGGCGCAAAAGTTAGGGTCGACATCTCGTTAAAGACTTACGACGCACCTAACGCGGTACAACCATTAATTGATCTTATAAGACTAGCTAAAATCCTTAAGGACAATAACATAGGAGGAGTAATTCCTGAAGTTTGCGGTTATTATTTTAAGAATTCTCCAGTTAGATATAAGTCTATAGACGAGGCAAAAGCTCACTTTGAAGATTTTCTAAAGAAAATAATAAAATAA